GAAAATTGCAGTGCTGGGCGGTTCTACCACCCATGATATTGTAAAGATGCTGGAACTGTTTTTGCTGAATCAGGGGATTTGTCCGGAATTTTACGAATCAGAGTACAACCGCTATTATGAAGACGCAGTGTTTCCAAATGAAAAGCTGGCTGCATTTGGGCCGGATATTGTATATATTCACACCACCTTCAGAAATATTACAGAGGGTATGTTTCCAAAGGTAACAGACTCAGAGAAAGCAATAGAAGAAAAACTTTCCCAGACATATTATCATTTCCAGCAGGCCTGGGAGGGACTGAGAAAACAGTACCACTGCCTGATTATCCAGAATAATTTTGAAAAACTGCCATACAGATTGCTGGGCAATATGGATATTTGGGATCAAAGGGGCAGGGGATGGTTTTTGGAGCAGCTGAACCTAAGGTTTAGTCAATATGCCCAGGAGCACGAGGACTTTTTGATTCAGGATATTGGATGGTTGGCAGCAGAATATGGGCTGAGTAAATGGAGTGATCCTGTATATTGGAACATGTATAAATACAGCCCGGCAGTGCCTGCTATTCCGGAACTGGCTTTTAATTTGTCAAATATTATAAAGGCTGTATACGGAAAAAGTAAGAAAGCTATGGCCCTGGATTTAGACAATACTTTGTGGGGCGGAGTTGTAGGGGACGACGGACCGGAAAATATTGAGATCGGCCAGGAGACAGGCATGGCCCAGATTTATCTGGAGTTTCAGAACTATTTAAAAGAACATCAGGAGAGAGGCGTTCTTTTAACAGTAAACTCTAAAAATGAGGAGAGCAATGCTTTGGCAGGGCTAAAGAGACCTGACAGCGCTTTAAAGCCAGAGGATTTTGCAGCCATAAGGGCCAACTGGGAGCCAAAGGACAAGAATTTGAGACAGCTTGCAGGGGAGCTGAATCTGGGCCTTGACGCCTTTGTATTTGTAGATGATAATCCGGCGGAAAGATACCGGGTGTCAGTTCAGATCCCGGAGGTCTCTGTTCCTGAAATGACAGAGGGACAAGAGCCAGAGCCGGAAAAATATATAAGGATTTTGGACCGTTCCGGATTTTTTGAGCCGATACAGCTGTCGGGAGATGATTTAAAAAGAAATAGCATGTATCAGGCAAACACCAGGAGAAAGCAGTTAGAGACAGCCTGTGAGAATTATGAGGACTACCTGCATTCTTTGGAGATGAAGGGAGAGATCGGGCCGTTTTCCCCTGTTTATATGCAGAGAATTGCCCAGCTGACAAATAAATCTAATCAATTTAATTTAACTACAAAACGGTTTGACCAGGCAGAGCTGGAGTCTTGCGTGGCAGATGGAAATTATCTTACCCTGTACGGAAAACTGACAGACAAATTTGGGGACAATGGAGTAGTTTCAGTTGTAATGGGAAAACAGGAAAAGGATGTGCTTCATCTGGAGCTTTGGCTGATGTCCTGCCGGGTATTAAAAAGGGATATGGAAAAGGCTATGCTGGACCAGACGGTGATGGAGGCCAAAAGGCGGAATATTGACTGGTTAATAGGATATTATTATCCTACGGCCAAAAATGAGATGGTCCGTTATTTTTATCAGGATATGGGCTTTTTGCTGGTGAAAGAAGAGGCGGACGGCTCGTCAGTGTGGAAGCTGAATACAAAGAGCTACAAAAAGCAGAATCGTGTAATTGCAGTGAATAAATGTGATTAAGGAGAAAGTGAAATGACAAGGGAAGAAGTGTTTGAAAAGTTAAATGAAGTGTTCCAGGATGTATTTGACGATTCCTCTATCCAGGTAAAGGATAAGACAACGGCGGCAGATATTGAGGATTGGGACAGCCTAGAGCATATTAATCTGATTGTAGCTGTGGAGGCTATGTTTCAAATTAAATTTGGAATGGGCCAAGTTACAAAGATGAAAAATGTAGGGGAGATGGCTGATATCATTCTGGAGAAATTAGGTTAAGAGACATGACATTTGTATCATATGAGTTTTTTATATTTGCAGGAGGGATTTGGCTCCTTTATAGCGTCTCGTCAAAAATATTTTCTCATTCAGTCAGGCTGAAGCCCGGATTATTGTTCTTAGCCAGCGCCGGGTTTTTGTGGATTTGCGGCGGCTGGCTAAGCCTGATTTTTTACGGGCTTACAGCAGGGCTTGTATGGGCAGGCGGATTGGAAATTGAGAGGCGAAGAGATAAGAAAAAGCAGGGAACCGGACATATTTTCGGGGCTGTACTTGCGCTTTTACTGTGTATGCTGGCAGTATTCCGGTATATAAATTTTCCAGGTTATACTGTGGAAGAAATCAGCTGGCTTACAGGAGGGGACTGGCAGTGGACGCCTATTGAAATAGCCGCGCCTATAGCCATATCCTTTTACACCCTGACTCTTCTGGGATATTTAATAGACGTATATTGGGGAAGCTTAAAGGCGGAAAAAAATATTTTCCGACTGATGCTGTTTGGAGGTTTCTTTCCCCAGATGTCAGTAGGCCCGGTGGCCCGGTATGACAGGCTTTCTCCCACTCTTTTTGGGGAGCCGGGGATTACACGGTCCGATATACAGGAAGGTTGCTTGACGATTGTCTGGGGCTTGTTTAAAAAGCTGGTGATTTCTGAACGGCTGGCTGTTATTGTAAATACAGTATATGGAGATATGGAAACCTACAGCGGAAGCTTTCTGGTAATAGGGGCGGTCTGCTTTGCATTTCAGCTTTATACAGACTTTGGAGGGGCTGTGGACATTGCCACAGGTACGGCCAGACTTTTTGGGGTTAGGCTGGAGCTTAATTTTAACCAGCCCTTTTATTCCAGGTCAGTGGCAGAATTCTGGAGAAGATGGCACATAACCTTAGGCGGATGGTTTAAGGATTATGTAATGTACCCTCTGTTAAAAAGCAGGCTGTTTCAGAAAATGGGAAGCTGGGGAAAAAAGCGTTTTGGAAAGAAGCAGGGGAAAAAGGTGCCTGTTATTGCAGGACTTTTTACGGTTTGGTTTTTGCTGGGGCTTTGGCATGGAGGAAAGTGGACCTTTATTATTGGCTCTGGTTTGTATCATGCCCTCCTTATGAGCCTTGCTGTGGCGGCGGAGCCGGCGGTTAAAAGGTTTTATGAAAAAACAAAAATATCTGTAGATCATCCGATTTGGGTAATGTTTCAAAGAGTGAGAACATTTATATTGGTGGCCGTGGGATTCGTCTTTTTCCGCTCTGATTCTCTGGCCATGGCTTTTAATATTTTTTCAGGAATGTTTTCCGGCAATACCGGTCTGTTTACCAAGGAAGGATTTCTTTCTATGGGGCTTTCAGCAGCCGACATCATGGTTTTGGCTGTTTCTATGATTATTTTATGGTGGGATTCCTTTAGAAAGGAACATAGGGAGGAAGAATGCAGGCAGGCTGATGAAAAAAACTGGAAAACAGCGGTAAGTCTATTGTTGGCCTTTGTTGTTTTAATTTTAGGCTGTTATGGAAGAGGATATGATCCGGCGGCCTTTATTTACGCTCAGTTTTAGATTATAAAGGCCAGGATTTTGTACAGAAACGTTACATAACCTGCTTTTATAATAGTCATTCCTATTGAATAGTTGACAAATAAAGAAACCATTGCTATTATTGAATGAAACACATAGGAAACAGGAGAATTTGAATGGAAAGAATTGTTTTATCTTTATTAGTAGACAATACAGCAGGTGTGCTTGCCAGGGTTTCCGGGCTGTTCAGCCGAAGGGGATATAACATTGAAAGTTTGACTGTAGGTACCACTGCAGATGAAAGATATTCCAGAATGACCGTGGTTTCCTTTGGAGACCAGAAGATTCTGGAGCAGATTAAGAATCAGCTGGAAAAGCTGGAGGACGTAAGGGATATTAAGGAATTAAGAGGAAAAAGCTCTGTATACAGAGAGCTGATTTTGATTAAGGTGAAGGCCAATGCCAACGAGAGACAGGCAGTGTCGGCTATCGCCAATATTTTCCGGGCTTCCATTGTAGACGTGGGAAAGGAATCCCTGACTGTTATGCTGACAGGAGATCAGTCTAAGCTGGATGCTTTGATTAATCTTATGGAGGATTATGAGATTCTGGAGTTAGCCAGAACAGGCGTAACAGGTTTATCCAGAGGCGCGGAGGATATCCGCTATTTACCGTAAGCTAGAGAAGGCTGCCAAAGGCGGACAGAGAGTCGTCGGTGGATTTTCTTTAACAAATATATTTTATGGAATAATAGAAGTTGAGGAGGAAATATCATGGCAAAGATTTATTATCAGGAAGACTGCAATCTGTCCATGCTGGATGGAAAAACCATCGCAGTAATCGGTTACGGCAGCCAGGGACATGCGCAGGCGTTAAATGCAAAGGAATCAGGATGTCACGTAATTATCGGCCTTTATGAGGGAAGCAGATCATGGGCAAAGGCAGAGGCTGCAGGATTTGAAGTATACACAGCGGCAGAGGCTGCAAAAAGAGCTGACATTATTATGATTCTGATTAATGACGAGAAGCAGGCTAAGATGTACAAGGAGTCTGTAGAGCCAAATCTGACAGAGGGCAAGATGATTATGTTCTCCCACGGATTTGCAATCCACTTTGGACAGATTGTTCCGCCAAAGAATGTAGACGTTACTATGATTGCTCCAAAGGGACCTGGCCACACAGTAAGAAGCCAGTACCAGGAGGGCAAAGGCGTTCCTTGTCTGATTGCAGTACATCAGGATGCTACAGGAAAGGCTCACGATTTAGCATTAGCTTATGCTTTGGCAATCGGCGGAGCAAGAGCAGGAGTGCTTCAGACCACATTCCGTGAAGAGACGGAGACAGACCTTTTCGGCGAGCAGGCAGTGCTTTGCGGCGGCGTTTGCGCTTTAATGAAAGCAGGCTTTGAGACTTTAGTGGAAGCTGGATATGAGCCGGAAAGCGCATATTTTGAGTGTATCCATGAGATGAAGCTGATTGTAGACCTGATCTTTGAAAGCGGTTTTGCAGGAATGAGATATTCTATTTCCAACACTGCTGAGTACGGAGATTACATTACAGGTCCTAAGGTTGTTACAGACGAGACTAAGAAAGCAATGAAGCAGATTCTGAGAGATATCCAGGACGGCACATTTGCAAAAGACTGGCTGACAGAGAATTCTGTAAATTGTCCTCACTTCCTGGCAATGAGAAAGAGGGAGGCCGGACATCAGCTGGAGAAGACAGGAGCTGAGCTTAGAAAGCTGTACAGCTGGAACGACGGAAATAAACTGATTGACAACTAAAATAAATAAGTACATAAAAAAGGCCGGGGCTAACAGATAATTAGTCCCGGCCTTTTTCACTAATTTTTAATAATAGCCTGCTCCTGAATAAAGTTTAAAAACAATCCTAAGGTGGAGGATAAAGGGAAATTGCTGTAGGCAAAGCCAATCGTTCTGTATTGAATTTCCGCCTCCAGGGGAATTTCCACTAATTCTTTTCTGTCCAGCTCGTCCTGAACAAATTCTTTAATAACACAGCCTACGCCCATGCCGATTTTGGCAAATTCTATTAGCAGATCCATAGTAGTTACTTCTAAAACCTGATTAGGCACCATGTTGTGCTGGGCCATGTAGTCGTCAATGTGGCGCCTTGTTAAGTTATTTCGGTCCAGAAGCATAATATTTGCAGTTTGGAATAAATCGGCCTCATCTCCCTCCCTCAGATGAAGATTATCCAGATAGCTTTGAGTGGAGACAAAGATATCGTGAATATTCTGGATGGGAGTAAAGGTCAGGCTTTTTTTATTTTCAGGCTCCGCCACAACTCCAATATCTATCTGCTGATGCTCCAGCATAGATAAGGTGTGAGCAGTAGCCTGGCTTTCAATGGTAATTTTAACATGAGGGTATTTATCAATAAACGCCTTTAAATAAGGCAGGAGAATATACCTGCATAAGGTGGTGCTGACGCCGATGCGCAGCTGACCGATATTAAAATCCCGAATCCGCTTCAGCTCTTTTTCTCCCCGGTCTAAAAACTCAAAAGCAGCCTTTGTGTGGGTGAAAAGTAGCTCCCCTTCTTCTGTAAGGTGGACTCCTCTGGAATTTCTTGTAAATAAAGTAACCTCCAGATTGTCCTCCAGCTTGCTGATGGCCTTGCTGATGGCTGGCTGGCTGATATAAAGTTCTTTGGCCGCTCTGGAAATATTGCCTGTTTTGGCTACCTCATAAAAAATCTTATATTGAGAAAGATGTTGTTCCATATGAACTCCTATATATAACTGTTTTTTATATTATCCATATCTAACATGTATTGTCATTATACCAAACTGTATGATAAAATGTAAAGCAGGAATTCAAAATTTAAACGGACACGAAAGATAATCAGAGATTAAAATAAATGTGTCAAGGAGGACTGACCATGGGAATGACAATGACCCAAAAGATTCTGGCAGCTCATGCAGGGCTTTCAGAGGTAAAAGCAGGACAGCTGATTGAAGCTGACTTGGATTTGGTGCTTGGAAATGATATTACTTCTCCAGTGGCTATTAATGAGATGAAGAAAATGAAAGAGCAGGCAGTATTTAACAAAGATAAA
The window above is part of the Lachnoclostridium edouardi genome. Proteins encoded here:
- a CDS encoding MBOAT family O-acyltransferase, which gives rise to MTFVSYEFFIFAGGIWLLYSVSSKIFSHSVRLKPGLLFLASAGFLWICGGWLSLIFYGLTAGLVWAGGLEIERRRDKKKQGTGHIFGAVLALLLCMLAVFRYINFPGYTVEEISWLTGGDWQWTPIEIAAPIAISFYTLTLLGYLIDVYWGSLKAEKNIFRLMLFGGFFPQMSVGPVARYDRLSPTLFGEPGITRSDIQEGCLTIVWGLFKKLVISERLAVIVNTVYGDMETYSGSFLVIGAVCFAFQLYTDFGGAVDIATGTARLFGVRLELNFNQPFYSRSVAEFWRRWHITLGGWFKDYVMYPLLKSRLFQKMGSWGKKRFGKKQGKKVPVIAGLFTVWFLLGLWHGGKWTFIIGSGLYHALLMSLAVAAEPAVKRFYEKTKISVDHPIWVMFQRVRTFILVAVGFVFFRSDSLAMAFNIFSGMFSGNTGLFTKEGFLSMGLSAADIMVLAVSMIILWWDSFRKEHREEECRQADEKNWKTAVSLLLAFVVLILGCYGRGYDPAAFIYAQF
- the ilvN gene encoding acetolactate synthase small subunit, translated to MERIVLSLLVDNTAGVLARVSGLFSRRGYNIESLTVGTTADERYSRMTVVSFGDQKILEQIKNQLEKLEDVRDIKELRGKSSVYRELILIKVKANANERQAVSAIANIFRASIVDVGKESLTVMLTGDQSKLDALINLMEDYEILELARTGVTGLSRGAEDIRYLP
- the ilvC gene encoding ketol-acid reductoisomerase, translating into MAKIYYQEDCNLSMLDGKTIAVIGYGSQGHAQALNAKESGCHVIIGLYEGSRSWAKAEAAGFEVYTAAEAAKRADIIMILINDEKQAKMYKESVEPNLTEGKMIMFSHGFAIHFGQIVPPKNVDVTMIAPKGPGHTVRSQYQEGKGVPCLIAVHQDATGKAHDLALAYALAIGGARAGVLQTTFREETETDLFGEQAVLCGGVCALMKAGFETLVEAGYEPESAYFECIHEMKLIVDLIFESGFAGMRYSISNTAEYGDYITGPKVVTDETKKAMKQILRDIQDGTFAKDWLTENSVNCPHFLAMRKREAGHQLEKTGAELRKLYSWNDGNKLIDN
- a CDS encoding HAD-IIIC family phosphatase → MRELEYPFDGGELLKKKRQLRKILLGEPAARIKKKIAVLGGSTTHDIVKMLELFLLNQGICPEFYESEYNRYYEDAVFPNEKLAAFGPDIVYIHTTFRNITEGMFPKVTDSEKAIEEKLSQTYYHFQQAWEGLRKQYHCLIIQNNFEKLPYRLLGNMDIWDQRGRGWFLEQLNLRFSQYAQEHEDFLIQDIGWLAAEYGLSKWSDPVYWNMYKYSPAVPAIPELAFNLSNIIKAVYGKSKKAMALDLDNTLWGGVVGDDGPENIEIGQETGMAQIYLEFQNYLKEHQERGVLLTVNSKNEESNALAGLKRPDSALKPEDFAAIRANWEPKDKNLRQLAGELNLGLDAFVFVDDNPAERYRVSVQIPEVSVPEMTEGQEPEPEKYIRILDRSGFFEPIQLSGDDLKRNSMYQANTRRKQLETACENYEDYLHSLEMKGEIGPFSPVYMQRIAQLTNKSNQFNLTTKRFDQAELESCVADGNYLTLYGKLTDKFGDNGVVSVVMGKQEKDVLHLELWLMSCRVLKRDMEKAMLDQTVMEAKRRNIDWLIGYYYPTAKNEMVRYFYQDMGFLLVKEEADGSSVWKLNTKSYKKQNRVIAVNKCD
- a CDS encoding LysR family transcriptional regulator, yielding MEQHLSQYKIFYEVAKTGNISRAAKELYISQPAISKAISKLEDNLEVTLFTRNSRGVHLTEEGELLFTHTKAAFEFLDRGEKELKRIRDFNIGQLRIGVSTTLCRYILLPYLKAFIDKYPHVKITIESQATAHTLSMLEHQQIDIGVVAEPENKKSLTFTPIQNIHDIFVSTQSYLDNLHLREGDEADLFQTANIMLLDRNNLTRRHIDDYMAQHNMVPNQVLEVTTMDLLIEFAKIGMGVGCVIKEFVQDELDRKELVEIPLEAEIQYRTIGFAYSNFPLSSTLGLFLNFIQEQAIIKN
- a CDS encoding acyl carrier protein, which gives rise to MTREEVFEKLNEVFQDVFDDSSIQVKDKTTAADIEDWDSLEHINLIVAVEAMFQIKFGMGQVTKMKNVGEMADIILEKLG